Proteins from a single region of Aythya fuligula isolate bAytFul2 chromosome 3, bAytFul2.pri, whole genome shotgun sequence:
- the NAPB gene encoding beta-soluble NSF attachment protein: protein MDSTGKEREAVQLMAEAEKRVKGSHSFLRGLFGGNTRVEEACEMYTRAANMFKIAKNWSAAGNAFCQAAKLHMQLQSKHDSATSFVDAGNAYKKADPQEAINCLNAAIDIYTDMGRFTIAAKHHITIAEIYEAELVDIEKAIAHYEQAADYYKGEESNSSANKCLLKVAAYAAQLEQYQKAIEIYEQVGTNTMDNPLLKYSAKEYFFKAALCHFIVDELNAKLALEKYEEMFPAFTDSRECKLLKKLLEAHEEQNCEAYTEAVKEFDSISRLDQWLTTMLLRIKKSIQGEGDGDLK, encoded by the exons ATGGACAGCACGGGCAAGGAGCGGGAGGCCGTGCAGCTGATGGCCGAGGCCGAGAAGCGGGTGAAGGGCTCGCACTCCTTCCTGCGGGGGCTCTTCGG GGGCAACACCCGTGTCGAAGAAGCCTGCGAGATGTACACCAGGGCTGCAAACATGTTCAAGATTGCCAAAAACTGGAGCG ctgcaggaaaTGCCTTCTGTCAGGCGGCCAAACTGCacatgcagctgcagagcaagcaCGATTCGGCCACCAGTTTTGTGGACGCTGGGAACGCCTACAAAAAAGCAGACCCACAAG AGGCCATCAACTGCTTAAATGCAGCTATTGATATCTACACCGACATG ggGCGGTTCACCATTGCTGCCAAGCATCACATCACCATCGCGGAGATCTACGAGGCCGAGCTGGTAGACATTGAGAAG GCGATCGCACACTACGAGCAGGCTGCGGACTATTACAAAGGAGAGGAGTCCAACAG TTCTGCCAACAAGTGTCTGCTGAAGGTCGCAGCCTATGCCGCGCAGCTGGAGCAGTACCAGAAGGCGATAGAAATCTACGAGCAG GTCGGAACAAACACGATGGATAACCCTTTGCTCAAGTACAGCGCGAAGGAGTATTTCTTCAAGGCCGCTCTGTGCCACTTCATTGTGGACGAGCTGAACGCCAAG CTTGCTCTtgagaaatatgaagaaatgttCCCAGCGTTCACAGATTCACGGGAATGCAAGCTACTGAAA AAACTGCTGGAAGCCCATGAGGAGCAAAACTGTGAGGCATACACCGAGGCT gtGAAAGAATTTGATTCAATATCGCGGTTGGATCAGTGGCTTACAACCATGTTGCTTCGCATCAAAAAGTCAATTCAAggagaaggggatggggaccTGAAGTGA